A region from the Salvia splendens isolate huo1 chromosome 15, SspV2, whole genome shotgun sequence genome encodes:
- the LOC121767372 gene encoding adagio protein 3-like: protein MRMDDSEEEEERDRMFRKRLKCGDEPDYMEQDAGPDLFPYAAADRLFYSPELSPTSIVVSDVMEPDFPVIYVNRVFEFSTGFRADEVLGRNCRFLQFRDPRAKRRHPLVDPVAVAEMRRCLEEGIEFHGELLNFRKDGTPLINSLRLMPIHSDDGVVTHVIGIQLFTEAKLDLNNVSYPVFKETYQQQSDKLVEPFQVGAGMLRSNQQKQQEVCVLLQLSDEVIAQNILSRLTPRDVASIGSVCRRIRQLTKNEHVRKMVCQNAWGVDVTGALELMTKKLGWGRLARELTTLEAISWKKFTVGGGVEPSRCNFSACAVGNRLVLFGGEGVNMQPMDDTFVLNLDARHPEWRRVSVKSSPPGRWGHTLSSLNGSWLVVFGGCGRQGLLNDVFVLDLDAKQPAWKEVAGGTPPLPRSWHSSCTLEGSKLVVSGGCTDAGVLLSDTFLLDLNMEKPTWKEIPTSWTPSSRLGHSLSVYGRTKILMFGGLAKTGHLQLRSGSAYTIDLEKEKPEWRQLECGTDVGGQNAVVPPPRLDHVAVTMPCGRIIVFGGSIAGLHSPSQLFLLDPSEEKPSWRTLNVPGKPPKFAWGHSTCVVGGTRVLVLGGHNGEEWVLNELHELCLATRQDSP from the exons atgagaatgGATGATAGCGAAGAAGAGGAGGAACGCGACCGCATGTTTCGGAAGAGGCTCAAGTGCGGCGACGAGCCCGATTATATGGAGCAGGACGCCGGACCGGATTTATTTCCATATGCGGCTGCTGACCGACTGTTCTACTCGCCGGAGCTGTCGCCGACGTCGATCGTTGTGTCGGATGTGATGGAGCCGGACTTCCCGGTCATATATGTCAACAGAGTCTTCGAGTTCTCCACTGGATTTCGCGCCGACGAAGTCCTTGGTCGCAACTG CCGCTTCCTGCAATTTAGAGATCCACGCGCCAAGAGGCGGCACCCTTTGGTTGATCCAGTGGCTGTGGCAGAGATGAGAAGATGTCTTGAGGAAGGTATTGAATTTCACGGAGAGCTGCTTAACTTCAGGAAAGATGGTACTCCTTTAATCAACAGCCTAAGACTCATGCCAATTCACAGCGACGATGGTGTGGTCACACATGTTATAGGAATTCAGCTATTTACTGAAGCCAAGCTAGACTTAAATAATGTATCGTATCCTGTGTTCAAAGAAACATATCAGCAACAAAGCGACAAGTTAGTCGAACCCTTTCAAGTGGGCGCGGGTATGCTTCGCAGCAATCAACAAAAACAACAAGAAGTATGTGTGCTTCTGCAGCTGTCTGATGAAGTTATAGCTCAAAATATTCTGTCACGCTTGACACCAAGAGATGTTGCTTCAATTGGGTCTGTCTGCAGAAGAATCCGGCAGTTAACCAAGAATGAACATGTAAGGAAAATGGTATGTCAAAATGCATGGGGAGTAGATGTCACGGGCGCACTGGAGTTGATGACGAAGAAGTTAGGATGGGGACGTTTGGCCAGGGAACTTACGACTCTAGAAGCAATTTCTTGGAAGAAGTTCACCGTGGGAGGTGGAGTAGAGCCTTCTCGCTGCAATTTTAGTGCATGTGCTGTCGGAAATAGGTTGGTTTTGTTTGGGGGGGAGGGAGTAAATATGCAGCCAATGGATGATACATTTGTGCTGAACCTTGATGCCAGACATCCCGAATGGCGTAGGGTGAGTGTTAAGTCTTCTCCTCCAGGGCGTTGGGGCCATACACTCTCAAGCCTGAATGGTTCGTGGTTGGTAGTTTTTGGTGGTTGCGGAAGACAAGGATTGCTGAATGATGTATTTGTTCTCGACTTGGACGCTAAGCAGCCAGCATGGAAAGAAGTCGCTGGCGGAACTCCTCCACTGCCTAGATCTTGGCATAGTTCTTGTACACTAGAGGGTTCTAAATTGGTCGTCTCAGGTGGATGCACAGATGCAGGAGTACTTCTGAGCGACACGTTTCTGTTGGATCTAAACATGGAGAAGCCAACATGGAAGGAGATCCCGACTTCCTGGACCCCATCATCCAGATTAGGCCACTCACTATCGGTTTATGGACGGACAAAAATATTGATGTTTGGTGGCCTAGCAAAGACGGGGCACTTACAGTTGCGGTCAGGGAGTGCATACACCATCGATCTGGAGAAGGAGAAGCCAGAGTGGAGGCAGCTTGAATGTGGGACAGATGTTGGAGGACAGAACGCTGTGGTTCCACCTCCGAGACTTGATCATGTTGCTGTAACGATGCCCTGTGGACGGATCATAGTATTCGGCGGGTCGATAGCGGGCCTTCATTCTCCATCGCAGCTGTTTTTATTGGATCCATCTGAAGAAAAGCCGTCGTGGAGGACGCTAAACGTGCCTGGGAAGCCACCGAAGTTTGCTTGGGGGCACAGCACGTGCGTTGTTGGGGGAACCAGAGTTTTGGTCCTTGGAGGTCACAACGGTGAGGAATGGGTTCTGAATGAATTGCATGAATTGTGCTTAGCTACAAGGCAGGATTCTCCATGA